The stretch of DNA CTCAGGGCGAAGTTAAAATTGTAATTAATGGTGACGAGCGTAACCCCCTGATGGTTGCCCCAGGCTCCTCTTTATTGACGGCCCTTTCTGAAAAGAGTGTATTCCTCCCTTCTGCCTGCGGTGGAGGTGGTACTTGTGCGATGTGCGAATGCCACATAGAAGAAGGTGGGGGAGATGTGTTGCCGACAGAATTAAACCACCTTACACGCAGAGAGGTGGCAGAACACAAGCGTTTAGCCTGCCAGGTCAAAGTGCGTCAGGATATGAAAATTCGCATTCCTGAAGAAATCTTTGGTATCAAAAAGTGGGAATGCGAAGTGGTATCTAACTACAACGTGGCCACCTTTATCAAAGAGTTTGTGGTGAAATTGCCTGAAGGCGAAACACTGGATTTTGAGTCAGGTGGATACATCCAAATTGATGTGCCAAAAATCGTCTGTGATTTCAAAACCATAGATATTACCTCACATCCTGATTTGGGTAAAGACCCGATGGAGTTCAAAACGGAATGGGACCAGTACAATTTATGGACCCTGTCCATGAAAAATGACGAGGAACAATTCCGCGCCTACTCCATGGCCAACCACCCTGCCGAAGGGAATATTATCATGTTGAATATCCGGATAGCTACGCCACCTTGGGACCGAAAGTCCAACGGCTGGATGCAAGTTAATCCTGGGGTTTGCTCTTCCTTCGTCTTTACCCGAAAACCAGGAGACAAAGTAACGATTTCGGGCCCGTATGGTGAATTCTTCATCAAACCGACTAAGAAAGAAATGGTGTACATTGGTGGTG from Saprospiraceae bacterium encodes:
- the nqrF gene encoding NADH:ubiquinone reductase (Na(+)-transporting) subunit F; protein product: MTTILFAVLVFVSVILALSFMLIFARKSLVPQGEVKIVINGDERNPLMVAPGSSLLTALSEKSVFLPSACGGGGTCAMCECHIEEGGGDVLPTELNHLTRREVAEHKRLACQVKVRQDMKIRIPEEIFGIKKWECEVVSNYNVATFIKEFVVKLPEGETLDFESGGYIQIDVPKIVCDFKTIDITSHPDLGKDPMEFKTEWDQYNLWTLSMKNDEEQFRAYSMANHPAEGNIIMLNIRIATPPWDRKSNGWMQVNPGVCSSFVFTRKPGDKVTISGPYGEFFIKPTKKEMVYIGGGAGMAPLRSHVFHLFHTMKTPDRKVSYWYGGRSRRELFYTEDFREIEKEFDNFRYYVALSNATEEDNWNVKSDINAEGDGFTGFIHQVLYDQYLKNHPEPEEVEYYLCGPPLMLQAALKMLDELGVPEENIAFDDFGS